From the genome of Acidobacteriota bacterium:
GGCAGGGAGCAGTTCTTTCTTCGGCGCCGGCTTCTCGGTCGCGCTCGTCTTCGTCTTCATTTTGGCAAGGATCTCGGCGAGCGCTTGGCCGGTGTGTGACTTTTTTACTTTGGCGACCTGTTCGGGGGTCCCGGTCGCGACGACGCGGCCGCCATCCTCGCCGCCCTCGGGCCCAAGATCGAGGATCCAGTCGGCGTTGCGGATCACGTCCATATTGTGCTCGATGATGACGATGGTGTTGCCGAGGTCGGTAAGGCGATGGAGCACCTCGAGCAGTTTGCGGACGTCGTCAAAATGCAGGCCGGTGGTGGGCTCGTCGAGCAGGTAAAGCGTTTTTCCGGTCTGGCGTTTAGAAAGTTCGCGCGCGAGCTTGATGCGCTGCGCTTCGCCGCCGGAGAGCGTGGTCGCCGACTGGCCGAGATGGATGTATCCCAGGCCGACGTCGACGAGCGTCTGCAAGCGCTGGCGTATCTGCGGGAAGTTCTCGAGCAGAGGTAGAGCGTCTGCCACGGAAGTCTCGAGCAGGTCGGCGATGGAGTAGCCGTTGTGGCGCACTTGCAGCGTCTCGTGGTTGTAGCGCTTGCCGCCGCAGACCTCGCACTGCACATAGACGTCAGGCAAGAAATTCATTTCGATGCGGCGTTGGCCCTCGCCCTGGCAGGCTTCGCAGCGTCCGCCGGCGACGTTGAAGGAGAAGCGTCCCGGCTTGTAGCCGCGTTCGCGCGATTCGGGCAGCATGGCATAGAAGTCGCGGATCTGGGTGAAGACGCCGGTATAGGTCGCGGGATTCGAACGCGGCGTGCGTCCGATGGGCGATTGGTCGATGCGGATGACCTTGTCGATGTTCTCCGCCCCACTGATGCTCTTGTGCGCGCCGGGTTCTTCCCGCGAGCGGTAAAGTTTTTTCGCCAGCGCGCGGTAGAGGATGTCATTCACCAAAGTGGATTTTCCGGAGCCGGAGACGCCGGTGACCACGGTCATGACGCCGAGCGGGATGGAAACATCGATGTTGCGCAGGTTGTTCTCGCGCGCCCCGAGTACGGTGATGGCTTTGCCGTTGGGCTGGCGGCGCTGGTCCAGCATCTCGATGCGCGTCTTGCCGGCCATGTACTGCCCGGTGAGGGAAGCGGGCGCGTTCATGATGTCGGCAGGCGTGCCGCTGGCGACGAGCGCGCCGCCGTGGCGTCCCGCGCCCGGGCCGAGGTCGATCACGTAGTCGGCGCGCCGAATGGTCTCTTCATCGTGCTCGACCACGAGCACGGTGTTGCCGAGATCGCGCAGCGCTTCGAGGGCCGCGAGCAGGCGTCCGTTATCGCGGTGATGCAATCCGATGGAAGGCTCGTCGAGCACGTAGAGCACGCCGCGCAGGCGCGAGCCGATTTGCGTGGCCAGACGGATGCGCTGGCCTTCGCCGCCGGAGAGCGTGGCCGCCGAGCGGTTGAGCGAGATGTAATTCAGTCCCACGGCGTTGAGGAACTGGAGGCGCTCTTCGATCTCGCGCAGCACGCGGCCGGCGATCTTCTGGCCGCGCTCGTCGAGCTGGATCTTGCGCACAGCTTCGACGGCGCGTCCCAAAGACAGCGCGGTGAACTCAGCGACTGACATGCCGTTGACCTTGACGGCAAGACTCTCGGGACGCAGCCGCGCGCCTTTACACGCCGGGCACTCGGTCGCTGACATGTAGTTCAACAGCCACTCGCGGTAGCTATCGGAGCTGGAGTCCTCGAGGTTTGCCTTGAGGAAGGCAAGCACGCCGGCCCAGCCGATCTTCTTGCCGTCTCGCTCGGCGGGGCCGTAGAGGATCAGGTTCTGCGTCTTGGCGGAAAACTTCTCGAAAGGCGTTGCGAGATCGAAG
Proteins encoded in this window:
- the uvrA gene encoding excinuclease ABC subunit UvrA, which translates into the protein MAIQKITVRGARQHNLKNVSVEIPRNTLTVITGLSGSGKSSLAFDTIYAEGQRRYVETLSAYARQFLDQMERPDVDSIDGLSPAIAIEQRTTSRSPRSTVGTITEIYDYLRLLYATVGAPHCPQCGRPISRQTAEQIVSRIMQLKAEDRVMLLAPIVRGRKGEFKKELEKLAQHGFVRARIDGELRNLEEDVALDKRKNHTIEVVIDRLLVKPGIEKRLENSLNTAMKLASGLVIVSVVEGEEYLYSSRMACPQCGISVPALEPRSFSFNSIYGACPECNGLGSKYDFDPAKVIVDWSKPLLEGALGPGSGSTYLQRAVQLAAAAYGFDLATPFEKFSAKTQNLILYGPAERDGKKIGWAGVLAFLKANLEDSSSDSYREWLLNYMSATECPACKGARLRPESLAVKVNGMSVAEFTALSLGRAVEAVRKIQLDERGQKIAGRVLREIEERLQFLNAVGLNYISLNRSAATLSGGEGQRIRLATQIGSRLRGVLYVLDEPSIGLHHRDNGRLLAALEALRDLGNTVLVVEHDEETIRRADYVIDLGPGAGRHGGALVASGTPADIMNAPASLTGQYMAGKTRIEMLDQRRQPNGKAITVLGARENNLRNIDVSIPLGVMTVVTGVSGSGKSTLVNDILYRALAKKLYRSREEPGAHKSISGAENIDKVIRIDQSPIGRTPRSNPATYTGVFTQIRDFYAMLPESRERGYKPGRFSFNVAGGRCEACQGEGQRRIEMNFLPDVYVQCEVCGGKRYNHETLQVRHNGYSIADLLETSVADALPLLENFPQIRQRLQTLVDVGLGYIHLGQSATTLSGGEAQRIKLARELSKRQTGKTLYLLDEPTTGLHFDDVRKLLEVLHRLTDLGNTIVIIEHNMDVIRNADWILDLGPEGGEDGGRVVATGTPEQVAKVKKSHTGQALAEILAKMKTKTSATEKPAPKKELLPA